The Juglans microcarpa x Juglans regia isolate MS1-56 chromosome 2S, Jm3101_v1.0, whole genome shotgun sequence genome has a window encoding:
- the LOC121251972 gene encoding MYB-like transcription factor ODO1 yields the protein MGRQPCCDKLGVKKGPWTVEEDKKLVNFILTHGQCCWRAVPKLAGLRRCGKSCRLRWTNYLRPDLKRGLLTDAEEQLVIDLHARLGNRWSKIAARLPGRTDNEIKNHWNTHIKKKLIKMGIDPITHESLHKEATPQDQALCHANDQRDMEVSHAESPKVYGSISSSTDSSNAPTENSATTDDSRSSDPGDSDLLMSTHIWSETFLDDSFWNFLGTRDQSCSSKDIGLPTSVDINSDQWLLDYKDFGDEDFGLGFFSGTDMNSLDMGGCH from the exons ATGGGTAGGCAACCTTGTTGTGACAAGCTTGGAGTGAAGAAAGGACCATGGACGGTTGAAGAGGACAAGAAATTGGTCAATTTCATCCTCACCCACGGCCAATGTTGTTGGCGTGCCGTCCCCAAGCTTGCCGGCCTACGCCGCTGCGGCAAGAGCTGTCGCCTCCGCTGGACTAATTACCTCAGGCCCGACTTGAAACGAGGCCTGCTTACCGATGCTGAGGAGCAACTTGTTATTGATCTTCATGCTCGTCTTGGAAATAG GTGGTCGAAAATTGCTGCAAGATTGCCCGGAAGAACCGATAACGAGATCAAGAATCATTGGAACACCCACATCAAGAAGAAGCTTATTAAGATGGGTATTGATCCAATCACGCATGAATCTCTTCATAAGGAAGCTACCCCACAAGATCAAGCCCTCTGTCACGCTAATGATCAAAGAGATATGGAAGTCAGTCATGCAGAATCACCAAAAGTATATGGCTCAATCTCCTCCAGCACCGACAGTTCTAATGCCCCAACAGAGAACTCCGCGACAACCGATGATTCCCGGTCGTCGGACCCCGGTGATAGTGACCTATTGATGAGTACTCACATATGGTCAGAGACCTTTCTTGATGACTCGTTCTGGAATTTCTTAGGCACTAGAGATCAGAGCTGCAGTAGTAAAGACATTGGATTGCCAACATCAGTGGACATAAACTCTGATCAGTGGTTATTGGACTACAAGGATTTTGGAGATGAGGATTTTGGGCTTGGCTTTTTCAGTGGCACGGACATGAATTCTCTAGACATGGGTGGTTGCCACTGA